The Gemmatimonadaceae bacterium genome includes the window CACGGCCGACGTCGCCGGAGGGACGATCGTGCGCGGCGCCGATCGCGCGCCGACCGGCATTTTCAAGGACAACGCTACATCGTTGGTCGATCGCGCCGTACCTGACCCTCCTGAGGAAGTAATAGATCGGGCAGTGGACGCCGCGATGAGCTATGTCGCGGGCAACGGCGTGACGTCAGTCCACAACATGGGCACCTTCGCCGATCTCGCCGCGTTCGAGCGCGCGCAGACCTCCGGGCGCATGAAGACGCGGATATATGCCGTGGTGCCGCTGGCCACGTGGGCGCAGCTCCGCGATACGGTGAAGGCGCGGGGCCGCGGCGACGCCTGGCTGCACATTGGCGGATTGAAGGGATTCGTCGACGGTTCGTTAGGCTCGCACACCGCCGCGATGCTGCAGCCTTTCACGGATGCGCCGAACGACACCGGATTGTTCGTCAATACCCCGGAGCACCTCTACGAGTGGACGTCGGGCGCCGACAAGGCCGGTCTGCAGGTCATCGTGCACGCGATCGGCGACAAGGCGATTCGCACTCAGCTCGACATCTACCAGCGTGTCGAACGCGAGGACGGCCCGCGCGATCGGCGGTTCCGCATCGAGCACCTCCAGCACATCTCTCCTGCCGACATTCCGCGCGTCGCCCCCCTCGGCATCATCGCGAGCATGCAGCCGTATCACGCGATCGACGACGGCCGCTGGGCGGAAAAGGTGATCGGACACGAGCGCGCCAAGACGGCGTACGCCTTTCGCTCGCTGCGCGACGCCAACGTACGGCTTGCCTTCGGGAGCGACTGGTTCGTCGCGCCGGCCACGCCGATCGAAGGTATCTATGCTGCCGTGACGCGACGGACACTCGACGACAAGAATCCCGGCGGCTGGATTCCAGAGCAGAAGATCACCGTCGAGGACGCGCTTCGCGCATACACGAGCAATGCGGCCTATGCGGAGTTCATGGAGAAAGAGAAGGGAACGCTCGCGAAGGGAATGCTTGCGGATTTCGTCATTCTCGACCGTGACCTAACGAAGATCGCGCCGGAAACCATCCGCGATACGAAGATCGTAATGACGGTAGTGGGCGGAAAGCCGGTGTACGAGCGATCCGCGATGCCTTAGGCCAAGCGCGCTCACGCGGTCACCGTCACGACCGCGTCGACGAGCTGCACGACGCGCCGCCCTCATTGATAGCTGAGAATCACACCGGCTCCGTTCGACGTCCCCGTCGCGAACACGTTCAGCGATCCTGACCCCCACACCTGGATCAGGGTTGTCGAGCCGGAAGTGGGTAGCGGCGTCGACGTCCACGTCGTTCCATCAAAGTGATACGCGCTGCCTTCACCGACAGCCCAGATATCCGAGCTCGACGTGCCCCAGAGGCCATTCACACCCTGGCCGGTCGAGCCCGCGATGTTCCATAGAGTGTGCTTGGTCCACGAGGCGCCGTCGAAATGCCATACGTCGCCTGCGGATAACCCGCCCCCGATCCAGACGTCGTTTGGAGAACTGCCCCACACCGCGCCGAGCGCCTCGATTGCCTCATTAGGCTCGGTGGTGAGGTTCGGGAGCGTGATCGGCGTGACATGCTGTCCATCGAAGTGCAGCACCACCCCGTTGAAGCCAACGATGTAGATGTCGCTCGCCGAGCTTCCCCACATCGCCAACAGCGGCGCGCTCGTGCCGGTCGGGATGGGCGGTGTCCAGCCGCCCCTGCCGTCGTAATGCAGGAAGGTTCCTCGATCGCCGCAGACGTAGACGTCGTTCGCCGACGAACCCCAGACGGCGAAGAGGCTGGCCGTCGTTGACGCACTCACCGAGGTCCACGTCGCGCCATCGTAATGCAGCAGCGGGCTCTCTGAACCGAATGCCAGCGTTGCGTAGATGTCAGATGGCGACGAGCCCCACATGCCCCACAGCGTCCCCGAACTCGCATCGCTCGAGAGCGAGCTCCAAGTCTGACCATCGGATTTGAGAATGACACCAGACGATGCCGCGGCGAATATCTGTGAGGCGGAGCTTCCCCAGATCCCGTGCACCGATGCCGTCGTCGGGGTCTGCATCACCGTCCACGTCCCGAGGGAGAACGTTGCGCGCACGGTTTGGTCCTGCGTCATCGAGAAGGCGCACATCGTTGAACCGGAGCACGCGCCAGCCCATGCGCCGAGCTTGAATCCAGCGGCCGGTGCGGCACTCAGCGTCACCGGCGTTCCGTCCAGGAATATCGCCGTGCACCCGGTCGCACTCGCCGCCCCGTTGGCGATCGTGCAGTTGATTCCCGCTGGCGAGCTGCTGACGACACCATTGCCCGACGCGCCAGAAATCGTGAGTGTTCGCTGAACTCGCGAGAAGGTCGCCGCGATTGTTTGTGACTGACTCATCGTCACACTGCAGGGATTCTTCCCGGCGCAGACTCCGCCGAAACCGTCGAATGTGCTGTTGGACGTCGGCGTCGCCGTCAGAACGACGACTTGACCGAGCGGCGAAACGTACGAGCAATTCCCGCTCGTTGTGCCGGATGTCAGCGCGCACGCAACGCTTGCCGGCTGCGAAGCGACGCTCCCGGAGCCGGCGCCCGTCAGCGTGACGGCGAGCGTCGGGAGAGCCGTGGCGCTGAAGCTCACGCCGAGCGTTCCCACCTTTGCATCGAGGCTTTGAACGCCAGCGGCGGTGCCCAACGTCCAGCTGCCGCCACTCGCCATGCCACTGGCGTCCGTCGTCGCCGAGGCGCTCGACAGCGAGCCAGCGCCACTCGCGGGAGTGAACGTCACTGTGATACCAGATAGCGGATTCCCGAAGCTGTCGGTCACGCGCACGCTCGGCGCGATTGGCAGCGCTGCACCAGCGGCGGCGCTCTGGTTGTTGCCCGTGACGATCGCGATCTGACTGGCTGCGCCGGCGACGGCCGTCGCCGCGAAGGTGATGGTCGTTAGGCCCGCGGCCGACGCAGCGACCGTTTGAACACCGGCCGACGTGCCGAGCTGCCAAGCAACCTGCGCCGTCCCGGTTGCATCTGTCGTCGCGGTCGCCGTCGGATTGAAGCTCTGCCCACCACCAACGCCGCCGGAAGCTGCCGTGAACGTCACCGCGAAGCCGGGCACCGGATTGCCGTGCGCATCCACGACGGCGACGCTGAGCTGATTCGTGAGCGTTGTCCCGACAACACCGCGCTGTCCATTTCCGCCGGTGGCGGATAGCTGTGCAGGGGCGCCGGGATCGACGACGACGGTGAACAGCTTCGACGATTCGCCCACTGACGCATTGATCATCGTCGTTCCGGCGTGTCCGTCGGTCGTGAACGTGACGGTCGCCTCACCCAGACTATTGGTGACGGAGTGGTCGCCGCTCAAGGAGCCGTACCCGCTCACGATTCGCCAGCCCACCGTCACGCCAGGAACGGGGTTGCCATGCGTGTCGGTGACGAGCGCGACGAGCGGCGCCGCCGGCGACGCCCCGATCATGAGATGTTGGGAATCACCCGTCGGCGCTCCCACCGCGCTCGGCGCGCCGGCAGCACTCGTCAAGCTGAACGTCGCCGCGACGCCGGTGAGCCCGGCGACGTCGGCGCGAATCGACTCGCTGCCGGCGACG containing:
- a CDS encoding amidohydrolase family protein, whose protein sequence is MSLSFVHVAALAALSLVPVSDMHAQRTNRSSEIASPSARPTLAVVNARVWTGDPRRPWADALAVDGERIALVGTSAEVKKLVSSSTRVVDAGGMMVVPGFIDSHVHFISGGFGLSSVQLRDAKTRAEFIRRIKEYAATLPPGTWITEGNWDHEQWGGELPRRDWIDSVTPNNPVWINRLDGHMSLANSAALRAAGVDANTADVAGGTIVRGADRAPTGIFKDNATSLVDRAVPDPPEEVIDRAVDAAMSYVAGNGVTSVHNMGTFADLAAFERAQTSGRMKTRIYAVVPLATWAQLRDTVKARGRGDAWLHIGGLKGFVDGSLGSHTAAMLQPFTDAPNDTGLFVNTPEHLYEWTSGADKAGLQVIVHAIGDKAIRTQLDIYQRVEREDGPRDRRFRIEHLQHISPADIPRVAPLGIIASMQPYHAIDDGRWAEKVIGHERAKTAYAFRSLRDANVRLAFGSDWFVAPATPIEGIYAAVTRRTLDDKNPGGWIPEQKITVEDALRAYTSNAAYAEFMEKEKGTLAKGMLADFVILDRDLTKIAPETIRDTKIVMTVVGGKPVYERSAMP
- a CDS encoding Ig-like domain-containing protein, yielding MRRPHPRSAAVLFALVLCTCTDAPTGLRHGQGHLSIEPTYSREAQEIAQSLSAAGLAIDKIFVEVRGGAGDVRASQLVDFPADQSQATITVAVRLTAAREQLTATIQLRSGSTPIFAATTPVTMWQSQTTISKALLTYVGPGAAATLLKVQPAQATIGQTGSQQFAANALAANQSPVIDLPITAWTSSDLTVATVSATGLVQGVKTGTVTITAHALNLLVAAASLHVVGLPTRFAILSGGAQTTTVGSTLTQPFQIQVLSAAGEGVPGVPITFQAITSGGSVGAGTATTDVQGLASTIATVGTAAGTYEFRALITGAGTGAPQPVSISATAHAGAATTLSKVSGDAQSGTSGQVLPTPLVVRVADTYGNPVSGASVTFTRVSGTGAIAAATVTTGADGLASTAYTLGAVAGSESIRADVAGLTGVAATFSLTSAAGAPSAVGAPTGDSQHLMIGASPAAPLVALVTDTHGNPVPGVTVGWRIVSGYGSLSGDHSVTNSLGEATVTFTTDGHAGTTMINASVGESSKLFTVVVDPGAPAQLSATGGNGQRGVVGTTLTNQLSVAVVDAHGNPVPGFAVTFTAASGGVGGGQSFNPTATATTDATGTAQVAWQLGTSAGVQTVAASAAGLTTITFAATAVAGAASQIAIVTGNNQSAAAGAALPIAPSVRVTDSFGNPLSGITVTFTPASGAGSLSSASATTDASGMASGGSWTLGTAAGVQSLDAKVGTLGVSFSATALPTLAVTLTGAGSGSVASQPASVACALTSGTTSGNCSYVSPLGQVVVLTATPTSNSTFDGFGGVCAGKNPCSVTMSQSQTIAATFSRVQRTLTISGASGNGVVSSSPAGINCTIANGAASATGCTAIFLDGTPVTLSAAPAAGFKLGAWAGACSGSTMCAFSMTQDQTVRATFSLGTWTVMQTPTTASVHGIWGSSASQIFAAASSGVILKSDGQTWSSLSSDASSGTLWGMWGSSPSDIYATLAFGSESPLLHYDGATWTSVSASTTASLFAVWGSSANDVYVCGDRGTFLHYDGRGGWTPPIPTGTSAPLLAMWGSSASDIYIVGFNGVVLHFDGQHVTPITLPNLTTEPNEAIEALGAVWGSSPNDVWIGGGLSAGDVWHFDGASWTKHTLWNIAGSTGQGVNGLWGTSSSDIWAVGEGSAYHFDGTTWTSTPLPTSGSTTLIQVWGSGSLNVFATGTSNGAGVILSYQ